Below is a window of Cytophaga hutchinsonii ATCC 33406 DNA.
GAAGGCAAAAGTGAAACAAAATTAGCATTCAAAGATCAATACAGCGTTAACAGCTATCGCTTAGGTTTAATGAGCAACTGGTCAGCAAACTTTACAAAAAGTGTAAACAAAAAAATACTTACGTTTAGAAATTTTTATACCAGATCAGCATTTAACGAAACGCAATTCAGAAGCGGTTATGATAATGAGAAAACGCAGGAGTTATTATTTCAGTCGCTTCGTTATGGAACAAACGCAATTTTCAGCTCACAGCTTGAAGGTGAACATGGCATGCGTTCAAACAAAGATAATTTAACATGGGTTGTTGGTTTCTCTCAGATCACACGAAGTGAGCCCGATTGGAAACGTGCATCCCAGACACGTCAGTTAGGCTCTTCAGATCCTTTCAGAACGGTCGTTCAGCCTGGCCCTACAGCGCAGGATGGTGCCTCATTCTTTACAAAACTTACAGAAGGTGTTGTTATGAATAGTGTAGACTATGCAAGAAACATGTTAAATCATACCGACTCTTCACGTGTGAGATTAACATTAAAAGTTGGGTATTATGCAGAATATAAAAAGCGTACGTATTATGCGAGATGGATGTCTCTGACTGATGCAGGTATTGACCCGTCGTTAAAATTCCTTAGCCCGGATGAATTATTTCAATCACAGTATTTAGGTTACCCGAATGGTTTGTTATTACAGGAAGGTACCAGAACGCAGGATAGATATGATGCATCAAATACATTGATTGCCGGATATGCAGGAGCCAACTTCGTTATCTCAAAAGTTACTATTGATGGTGGTCTACGGATGGAGAATAACAGACAACAGATTGAATCCGCTGTTGATGGAACACCTGTAATCATTGATAATAAAATTTTAACTCCATTACCATTCCTTAACCTGTCCTACAGATTCCATGAAAAGTGGGTATTGAGAGGTAGTGCGATGAAGACAATTAACAGACCGGAATTCAGAGAGCTTTCACCATTCCCGTTCTATGATTTTAACATTCCTGCAGATAAAACAGGCAACCCAAACCTGAAAGTATGTGACATCATAAACCTGGACACAAGATTGGAATTTTATCCGACCGAAGCTGAAATGGTTGCAGTTGGTGTGTTTTACAAACACTTCAAAAATCCAATTGAAGCATATCTGTTACAAGGAGCTTCTAACTTAGTTTATATCTATGATAATGCGCCTGAAGCACAATCTTATGGTGTTGAATTTGAATTAAGAAAATCTCTTGAATCGTTTACTAATGTTGAATTCATGCAGCGCTTTTCTTTATTATTCAACGGCTCTTTAATTTATTCTCAAATAAATTTTGGAAATGATTTAACATCGTACAGCAATTTGATTCAGAAAAGAGCAATGCAAGGACAAAGCCCATATGTAGTAAATGCTGGTATTTACTACAGCTATAGAAAAACAAAACTAAGCGGCTTGTATAATGTTTACGGTCCAAGAATATTCTCTGTAGGTGATAGCCAGATCAGAACGATCTATGAAATGCCACGTGCGTCCTTAGATGTAACATATTCATATGAATTGAATAAGAAGACAGAATTAAGAATTGGTATTTCTAATCTTCTGAACTCCTCAATCAGACTGCAGGAAGATGGAAATAACAATAGAAAATTGAATGAGAAAGATATTGATAAAAATATTTCTCAATACAGAATCGGACAGAATATCAATGTTGGTTTTGTATATAATTTCTAAAACAAGAATCATACTAACATAATATCCAAGTAACAATCAGTTAACATTTAAAAAGCACCTTTGCATAACAAATAACTATTGAACTAATCATGAAAAAAACAGTTAAAAGTATTTTATACATCTTGTTAGCAGCAGCATTTGTTGTTACATCTTGTAAAGACAAAAAAGATGATCCGGCTCCTTCAAATGGCGGAAATACAAATGTTGAAGTGATAGAAGGTGAAATTTCTTCCGATAAAACATTAGATGCATCAAAAAAATATCTGTTAAAAGGTAAAGTATATGTATTGTCTGGTCACAAAATTGTAATCCCTGCTGGTACAGTAATATTTGGCGATAAAACTACACAAGGCGCTTTAATCATTAACAGAGGCGCTAAAATCGAAGCAGTTGGAACAGCTTCAAATCCTATCGTATTCACGTCTAACGCACCTGCAGGTTACAGACAAAGAGGTGACTGGGCTGGTATTGTAATTTGTGGAAATGCACAAACTAACAAAGGTTCAAACAATCCGATTGAAGGTATTCAGGGCACAGGTGGTGTTAACGGTTACTATGGTCCGAATGGCGCTACTCCGGATAATACACAGAATTCAGGAACAATGAAATTTGTTCGTATTGAATATGCTGGTTTCCCTCTTTCTGATGACAATGAATTGAATTCATTAACATTTGGTTCTGTAGGAAGCGGAACAACAATTGAAAACATCATGGTTTCTTATGCAAATGATGATGCGTATGAATGGTTCGGTGGAACGATTAATCACAAATACCTTATTGCTTACAGCACAATTGATGATGACTTTGATACAGATGCCGGTTATTCAGGAAGTATCCAATACGGTTTAGTTGTAAGAGATAACAACATTGCGGATAAATCAACTTCAAGAGCATTTGAATCTTCTTCAAACGCTACAGGTGCTGATCCGGATTCTGAATGTAAATTTGCAAACTTTACAATTCTTGGTCCATGGATCTATGCAGATACTTCATCAACAGCTAACATTGCAGCAAGCTTTGGTAACGCTATTGAGATCAACACAAGCTCAAACATCAAAGTTTGGAACTCAATGATCTTAGGTTTCACAGTTCCTGTAAACATGAACGGTGGCGATAACTCTGAAGTTAAAAACAACATTTTATATGGCCGCGATTCATTAGTTGTTAAAACTGCCAATGCTAAAGGGACATTTGCTGACAACACAGTGATCACCAGCAGAATCTTAAAATCTATCTATGGTACCTCAGTATTCACAGGTAAAGATTCTAAGAAAAATAAATCTGAATCTTCAAGTGCATTGTATTTCAACAATCCAAATCCACTTCAGGCAGCAGGTTCTCCTTATGCTACAGGAGCTCCAAGCTTAGCTGCAAGCGGATTTACAGCTGAAAGTTATTATGGCGCATTTGGTACTACTGCTAATGCAGGTTGGGCATGGGGCCAGGCTTGGATTAACTTCGCACCAAATAACACAGCATACTAATTATTTACAAAAAAAGTTGGTAATTTTAATAGAGCCAGGATATACATATATCCTGGCTCTATCTTATTTATAAATAAAAATAAATTCTAAATGAAATCAGGTATACAATTCTTCATCATATTTATACTGACGCTAACATGGTCATGTAACTCTTCATTAAAAAAGCCAGAAGAGGTAATAGGAAAAGACGTTCAGGAACATTTGAATTTTTTATCTACATACATAATAAAAAAGCCAACAGAAATATCCGATACTGCATGGTTCTCAGACAGCTTGACAAAATATAAGGTTGGTCGCTTAACAGATTATGATGTTGCGTATGAATACGCTTCTATGTCTCAGGATACAGTACATTATATTGTTAGCCGCAAAGAACTCGGAAGGGATTTTGAAAATTACAGATTATTAGGTGGGCGTTACATATGGGGGAAGAAACCAGAATTTATTGAAGAAAAATTTATATCCATCAGATACAGTAAAGAAGACTTTCCAAAGGTGCTTCCAACACTGATTCCATATCTGTACACCGGCGACGTACTTTCTTTTCAAACAGCAAATAAAGATACTGTGATTCAATGGCCGGAGAAGGGTGTATTTTATGATAAACAAACACATAAATGGGAGCTGGGAGCTGAAAATGAATTCTATTTTTTAAAACAAATGAAAGATAGTCTCAAAGCAGCGGGCAAGTAGTTAACAATTCAGTAAAGATTCAATAATATACAGGTAGCCATTAGGTAACATTGGTAACGTACCTTTGAAGCTGAAAACAGAGCTATTCAATTTTTTAATCTTATGGGCGTCAGACGGACGCCCTTATTTTTTTTCTCTGTTTTCTGTAAAATGGCATCAAAATATCCGACCTGTGTTATTTAAAAATGCGGGCATGCTGGTTTATCTGGAAAAGAAATTGCGGCTGGCCTTATACACCTGGAATAATTTCTTTCTTCGTATCCGAAGTAAAAACCTATAGCTTTTAACAAAATTAGAAGGCATGTATTTTCTTAAATAAAAATGCCGTGTGCCATTTTTATTATGAAGTTTAATGTATTCAGGGTCGAATGAGTGGATACCGTACATGGCAATTCATAGCGGGAGTGATACTGCAAAATTCAACAAATAGTGTTGCTATATCGTTACCTCAATCCTAAGCTATTATTAATGTTGCAGGCAAGATGTGCACACCCTGACGATCTGTAGGGTTTAATGTTTTCTGTTCAGTATTATAAGGTTACAGATATTCTAAATGGAAAAAATAATAAATCTTATAAATGAAAACTTATACGCAGACGCTATTTCAGAAGTAAGTTTTTATATCGATGAAATAATATCAATCAGTATATTTTATATAAAACGATACTGAGTTGAAATAATTGGACATAAAAAAGGCGTAATCAATTTGATTACGCCTTTTTAAGAAGGTATACTGACAGCGTTAATTTATAACTGCGCATCAATTTTTTGTGCCAATACAGATTTAGGAACAACGCCAACTTGCTTGTCAACGATCTCACCTTTTTTCAATACCAGCAAAGTAGGAATTGAACGGATACCAAACTTAGCTGATACAACCGGATTCTCATCTACATTCAATTTTGCAATCACTGCTTTACCAGCATAATCACCAGCAAGTTCTTCAACTACTGGCCCAATCATTTTACAAGGTCCACACCATTCAGCCCAGAAATCTACTAATACTGGTTGATCTGTATTGATTATCTCTTCAAAGTTCGCGTCTGTTATTTCTACTGCTTTTCCCATAATTGAAAATGTGTTAACTGTATACTGTAAACTTAATCAAATTTTAATAAAAATGGTTCCTTAGGCACCTATTTT
It encodes the following:
- a CDS encoding TonB-dependent receptor plug domain-containing protein, whose product is MNTLRFPKWLSLSAVFLLLSFTAPFTSLAQTGSLKGTLIDSTANELIFGAIISSPEFPNIGAQSDFDGNFLIQNIKPGTYNFKISYIGYKEVLLNGIVVNAGQTTDLGTINIKIDEEVPVIEIVGEVATNTEQAVVQEVRAQDQVVSGISAEQISKSQDRDAAAVISRIPGVTLIDGRFIMIRGLSERYNNVLLNGAIAPSSESETRAFSFDILPSNVIDRILVFKSGAAEMPGDFAGGIIKVYTKANVDKNITSLGISLGYRTATTFKSFTRQSGYNADWTTFGNNARELPADFPKDLKNLGFDYNKSVEYSKQLDYNWNTKETTAMPDLRMNLLVGRNFYAGSVKISSINNLSYSNVYQSYKNDRFRYWNYDSEGKSETKLAFKDQYSVNSYRLGLMSNWSANFTKSVNKKILTFRNFYTRSAFNETQFRSGYDNEKTQELLFQSLRYGTNAIFSSQLEGEHGMRSNKDNLTWVVGFSQITRSEPDWKRASQTRQLGSSDPFRTVVQPGPTAQDGASFFTKLTEGVVMNSVDYARNMLNHTDSSRVRLTLKVGYYAEYKKRTYYARWMSLTDAGIDPSLKFLSPDELFQSQYLGYPNGLLLQEGTRTQDRYDASNTLIAGYAGANFVISKVTIDGGLRMENNRQQIESAVDGTPVIIDNKILTPLPFLNLSYRFHEKWVLRGSAMKTINRPEFRELSPFPFYDFNIPADKTGNPNLKVCDIINLDTRLEFYPTEAEMVAVGVFYKHFKNPIEAYLLQGASNLVYIYDNAPEAQSYGVEFELRKSLESFTNVEFMQRFSLLFNGSLIYSQINFGNDLTSYSNLIQKRAMQGQSPYVVNAGIYYSYRKTKLSGLYNVYGPRIFSVGDSQIRTIYEMPRASLDVTYSYELNKKTELRIGISNLLNSSIRLQEDGNNNRKLNEKDIDKNISQYRIGQNINVGFVYNF
- the trxA gene encoding thioredoxin — encoded protein: MGKAVEITDANFEEIINTDQPVLVDFWAEWCGPCKMIGPVVEELAGDYAGKAVIAKLNVDENPVVSAKFGIRSIPTLLVLKKGEIVDKQVGVVPKSVLAQKIDAQL